The following proteins are co-located in the Noviherbaspirillum sp. UKPF54 genome:
- a CDS encoding chemotaxis protein CheW, with product MTQSPSDLNSGLAAKTADSGARRTRLREFQTQLVERMQAASSGATAHARQLGVMIGQSRWLLNLQDAGEIVSIGTIAKVPLTQDWFLGLTNIRGNLISVVDLAHFSGMPPTPVDKESRIVAFAPALGFNCGLLVSRVMGLRNVEEMTSQPGAADFPWAAQRYVDRDAHVWTELNLSFIVQDPRFLHVGL from the coding sequence ATGACCCAATCCCCTTCGGATCTGAACTCCGGACTCGCAGCCAAGACGGCCGATTCCGGTGCGCGCCGTACCCGCCTACGCGAATTCCAGACGCAGCTGGTGGAGCGCATGCAGGCTGCAAGCAGCGGCGCGACGGCCCACGCCAGGCAACTCGGCGTGATGATCGGCCAGAGCCGGTGGCTGCTGAATCTGCAGGATGCGGGCGAAATCGTTTCGATCGGCACCATCGCCAAGGTGCCGCTGACGCAGGATTGGTTTTTGGGCTTGACCAATATCCGTGGCAACCTGATCAGCGTGGTCGACCTCGCGCATTTCAGCGGCATGCCGCCCACGCCGGTCGACAAGGAGAGCCGGATCGTCGCATTTGCCCCGGCGCTCGGCTTCAACTGCGGCTTGCTGGTGTCACGCGTCATGGGCTTGCGCAATGTGGAGGAAATGACCTCGCAGCCTGGCGCCGCCGATTTTCCCTGGGCCGCGCAACGCTATGTCGATCGCGATGCGCACGTCTGGACCGAACTCAATCTTTCTTTCATCGTACAAGACCCACGTTTTTTGCATGTCGGGCTGTAA
- a CDS encoding response regulator transcription factor, translating into MPIQKILVVDDSPTERYFLTDILVKNGFSVSTAENGEEAMAKVKADKPQLILMDVVMPGQNGFQITRAIAKDPETQNVPIIICTSKGQETDRIWGLRQGARDYIVKPVDPQELLSKIAALG; encoded by the coding sequence ATGCCGATACAGAAAATTCTCGTGGTTGACGATTCCCCCACCGAGCGCTATTTCCTTACCGATATCCTTGTGAAGAACGGGTTTTCCGTATCCACCGCTGAAAACGGTGAAGAGGCCATGGCGAAAGTCAAGGCGGACAAGCCGCAACTGATCCTGATGGACGTCGTGATGCCCGGCCAGAACGGGTTCCAGATCACGCGCGCCATCGCCAAGGATCCGGAAACGCAAAACGTGCCGATCATTATCTGCACCAGCAAAGGCCAGGAAACCGACCGCATCTGGGGTTTGCGCCAGGGCGCGCGCGACTACATCGTCAAGCCGGTCGATCCGCAGGAACTGCTGTCGAAAATCGCCGCGCTCGGCTAG
- a CDS encoding PleD family two-component system response regulator produces MTTSADNASLKIMVIDDSSTIRRSAEIFLGQAGYQVVLAEDGFDALAKMNDHKPALIFCDILMPRLDGYQTCALIKKSAKFHSTPVIMLSSKDGLFDRARGAMVGSDAYLTKPFTKDSLLKTVREYTAQALAK; encoded by the coding sequence ATGACAACATCAGCGGATAACGCCAGTCTCAAGATCATGGTGATCGACGATAGCAGCACGATTCGTCGTTCAGCAGAAATTTTCTTGGGGCAGGCTGGTTACCAGGTTGTGCTTGCCGAGGATGGCTTCGACGCCCTCGCCAAAATGAACGACCACAAGCCAGCCCTGATTTTTTGTGACATCCTGATGCCGCGTCTTGACGGCTACCAGACCTGCGCGCTGATCAAGAAAAGCGCGAAATTCCATTCCACGCCGGTCATCATGCTGTCGTCCAAGGACGGGCTGTTCGACCGGGCACGCGGAGCCATGGTCGGCTCCGACGCTTATCTCACCAAACCCTTTACCAAAGACAGTTTGCTCAAGACGGTGCGCGAATACACCGCTCAAGCGCTTGCCAAGTAA
- a CDS encoding rubredoxin, with the protein MCLICGWVYDEAAGLPEEGIAPGTRWEDVPMNWTCPECGARKEDFEMVAI; encoded by the coding sequence ATGTGCCTGATTTGCGGCTGGGTTTATGACGAGGCGGCCGGCCTGCCGGAAGAGGGCATTGCACCGGGAACGCGCTGGGAGGATGTGCCGATGAATTGGACATGCCCGGAATGCGGCGCGCGCAAGGAAGATTTCGAGATGGTTGCTATTTAA
- a CDS encoding hydroxymethylpyrimidine/phosphomethylpyrimidine kinase produces the protein MQNQTSPLILTFGATDPIGAIGIQADLASFAAMGCHGLSVVTSLLIGDTARIEDIQMIDADWVADQARIVLEDMPVTAFKVGTPGSMESVTVIAEIVSDYPDVPLILDPFISAIPDQGPDSEDMLVAIRELLIPQTTLFLASAVELSRLAETWREPSGEDMLPLDVMRLIDMGCEYVFVTGTPSDVHDVANSLFDESGLLRQDSWQRLPGSFSGAGSTLSATIAAMLANGVDVPEAVFEAQEFTHAALSHAHRLGMGKLTPDRYFWAREPDSDSTQ, from the coding sequence GTGCAAAACCAAACCTCCCCTCTCATTCTGACTTTCGGCGCCACAGATCCTATCGGCGCGATCGGCATACAGGCGGACCTCGCGTCATTCGCGGCAATGGGATGCCATGGCTTGTCGGTGGTCACGTCGCTATTGATCGGCGACACGGCGCGCATCGAAGACATCCAGATGATCGACGCCGACTGGGTGGCCGATCAGGCCCGCATCGTGCTGGAAGACATGCCCGTGACGGCATTCAAGGTCGGCACGCCGGGCAGCATGGAAAGCGTCACCGTGATCGCGGAGATCGTGTCCGACTATCCCGACGTCCCACTGATCCTCGACCCGTTCATCTCGGCCATTCCCGACCAGGGACCGGACAGCGAAGACATGCTGGTCGCCATCCGCGAGCTGCTGATTCCGCAAACCACGCTGTTTCTGGCATCGGCCGTGGAACTGTCGCGCCTGGCCGAGACCTGGCGCGAACCGTCGGGCGAAGACATGCTGCCGCTGGACGTCATGCGCCTGATCGACATGGGCTGCGAATACGTCTTCGTCACCGGCACTCCCTCCGACGTGCATGACGTCGCCAATTCCCTGTTCGACGAATCGGGCCTGCTGCGCCAGGATAGCTGGCAGCGATTGCCCGGCTCCTTCAGCGGCGCCGGCAGCACCCTTTCCGCGACGATTGCGGCAATGCTCGCCAACGGCGTCGACGTGCCGGAGGCGGTGTTCGAAGCACAGGAATTCACGCACGCGGCGCTATCCCACGCGCACCGTCTCGGCATGGGCAAGCTCACGCCCGACCGCTACTTCTGGGCGCGCGAGCCCGACAGCGATTCAACCCAGTAA
- the hemL gene encoding glutamate-1-semialdehyde 2,1-aminomutase has product MTSRNDTLFARAQISTPGGVNSPVRAFRSVGGSPRFITRAEGAYFWDADDKRYIDYIGSWGPAIVGHAHPDVIKAVQEAAARGLSFGAPTEGEIDMAEEICRILPSVEQVRLVSSGTEAAMSALRLARGATGRDKIIKFEGCYHGHADSLLVKAGSGLLTFGNPTSAGVPEDFAKHTLVLDYNDPQQLEDVFAKMGSEIACVIVEPVAGNMNLVRATPEFLQAMRRLCSQHGSVLIFDEVMCGFRVGLGGAQTLFGITPDLTVMGKVIGGGMPVAAFGGRKDLMKHLAPLGPVYQAGTLSGNPVAVAAGMATLKLIQKPGFYEYLSAQTAKLAQGLSAAAKDAGIAFCADSVGGMFGLYFAPSIPGSYVEMMACDKSRFNTFFHAMLDLGVYLAPSAFEAGFVSAQHDDAVIDATIDAARKAFASLS; this is encoded by the coding sequence ATGACATCCAGGAACGACACCCTTTTTGCACGGGCGCAGATCAGCACCCCGGGCGGCGTCAACTCGCCGGTACGCGCATTCCGCTCGGTCGGCGGCTCGCCGCGTTTCATCACGCGCGCCGAAGGCGCCTACTTCTGGGACGCCGACGACAAGCGCTATATCGATTACATCGGCTCGTGGGGCCCGGCCATCGTCGGCCACGCGCATCCCGACGTCATCAAGGCAGTACAGGAGGCGGCCGCGCGCGGACTGTCCTTCGGCGCCCCGACCGAAGGCGAGATCGACATGGCCGAGGAAATCTGCCGCATCCTGCCTTCGGTCGAGCAGGTGCGACTGGTATCGTCCGGCACCGAAGCAGCGATGAGCGCATTGCGCCTGGCGCGCGGCGCGACCGGCCGCGACAAGATCATCAAGTTCGAGGGCTGCTATCACGGCCACGCCGACTCCCTGCTGGTCAAGGCCGGCAGCGGGCTGCTCACCTTCGGCAACCCGACCTCGGCCGGCGTGCCGGAAGACTTTGCCAAGCATACACTGGTACTCGACTATAACGATCCGCAACAACTGGAAGACGTGTTCGCGAAGATGGGCAGCGAAATCGCCTGCGTGATCGTCGAACCGGTGGCCGGCAACATGAACCTGGTGCGCGCTACGCCGGAATTCCTGCAAGCGATGCGCCGCCTGTGCTCGCAGCATGGCTCCGTGCTGATTTTCGACGAAGTGATGTGCGGCTTCCGCGTCGGCCTGGGCGGTGCGCAAACGCTGTTCGGCATCACGCCCGACCTGACGGTAATGGGTAAAGTCATCGGCGGCGGCATGCCGGTGGCGGCCTTCGGCGGACGCAAGGATTTGATGAAGCACCTGGCGCCGCTGGGCCCGGTCTACCAGGCGGGCACCTTGTCCGGCAATCCGGTAGCCGTCGCAGCCGGCATGGCCACGCTGAAACTGATCCAGAAGCCTGGCTTCTACGAGTACCTTTCGGCGCAAACCGCCAAGCTGGCGCAAGGTTTGTCGGCGGCGGCCAAGGATGCGGGCATCGCGTTCTGCGCCGACTCGGTGGGCGGCATGTTCGGCCTGTATTTCGCGCCGAGCATCCCGGGCAGCTATGTCGAGATGATGGCCTGCGACAAGTCCCGGTTCAACACGTTCTTCCATGCCATGCTGGATCTCGGCGTGTATCTCGCGCCGTCCGCGTTCGAAGCCGGATTCGTATCGGCGCAGCATGACGACGCGGTGATCGATGCCACCATCGACGCAGCGCGCAAGGCGTTTGCATCCCTGAGCTAA
- the corA gene encoding magnesium/cobalt transporter CorA, with amino-acid sequence MINVFVLQNGRLNQVNIESRLDLERSAPVWVDLTDPNDEERAWVKSIYGVTLPGEDEVKDIEASARYYEAENGDLHLRTDFLLEEDDGPSRVVTVAFILAKNMLFSMHTDDLPVFRLVRMRARSRPGSIGDYKDVLLDLYATDAEYSADALEGIYQSLEDVSRSVLQKELNDQDAAAALNAIAQEEDLNGRIRRNMMDTRRAVSFLMRGRLLNSEQFEEARQILRDIESLDGHTAFLFDKINFLMDATVGFININQNKIIKIFSVASVAFLPPTLIASIYGMNFKILPELQWDMGYPFALGLMVASAVVPFWYFRRRGWL; translated from the coding sequence ATGATTAATGTTTTCGTCTTGCAGAACGGACGGTTGAATCAGGTCAATATCGAAAGCAGGCTCGACCTGGAGCGATCGGCCCCGGTATGGGTCGATCTGACCGATCCGAACGACGAGGAGCGCGCATGGGTGAAGAGCATCTATGGCGTGACCCTGCCGGGCGAAGACGAAGTCAAGGATATCGAGGCCTCCGCCCGCTATTACGAAGCGGAAAACGGCGACTTGCACCTGCGTACCGATTTCCTGCTCGAAGAGGATGACGGCCCTTCGCGGGTCGTGACGGTCGCGTTCATCCTCGCGAAAAACATGCTGTTTTCGATGCACACCGACGACTTGCCGGTGTTTCGGCTGGTGCGCATGCGCGCGCGCTCGCGGCCCGGATCGATCGGCGATTACAAGGATGTGCTGCTCGACCTGTACGCCACCGACGCCGAATACTCGGCCGATGCGCTCGAAGGCATCTACCAGAGCCTGGAAGACGTCAGCCGCAGCGTGCTGCAAAAGGAATTGAACGACCAGGATGCGGCGGCGGCCCTGAATGCGATCGCGCAGGAAGAAGACTTGAACGGCCGCATTCGGCGCAACATGATGGATACGCGCCGTGCGGTGAGCTTCCTGATGCGCGGCCGCCTGCTCAATTCGGAACAGTTCGAAGAGGCGCGGCAGATCCTGCGCGACATCGAATCGCTCGACGGCCATACCGCCTTCCTGTTCGACAAGATCAACTTCCTGATGGATGCCACCGTCGGCTTCATCAACATCAACCAGAACAAGATCATCAAGATCTTCTCGGTGGCGTCGGTCGCGTTCCTGCCGCCGACGCTCATCGCCAGTATCTACGGCATGAACTTCAAGATTCTGCCCGAGTTGCAATGGGATATGGGATATCCGTTCGCGCTGGGGTTGATGGTGGCCAGCGCGGTCGTGCCGTTCTGGTATTTCCGCCGGCGCGGCTGGCTCTGA
- the mtgA gene encoding monofunctional biosynthetic peptidoglycan transglycosylase, with translation MKTLRKLLLWLVLVPVLFVLVMQLFFFIQIWWWVDHNPDSTSFMRRQLSVLREKNPDAQLQHKWVPYDHISNNLKRAIIASEDSNFSEHEGIDWDALQKAYEKNSRKGKVVAGGSTITQQLAKNLFLSGDRSYARKAQEVVITYMLEFLMDKERIFEIYLNVVEWGNGVFGAEAAARHYYGTSAASLSAAQAARLAVMLPRPRYYDKNRASTYLARRTNLILRRMGAAELP, from the coding sequence ATGAAGACGCTGCGCAAGCTATTGCTGTGGCTTGTCCTGGTGCCGGTGCTGTTCGTGCTGGTGATGCAGCTGTTTTTCTTCATCCAGATCTGGTGGTGGGTGGACCACAATCCTGACTCGACCAGTTTCATGCGGCGCCAGCTTTCGGTGCTGCGCGAAAAGAATCCCGATGCCCAGCTGCAGCACAAGTGGGTGCCGTACGACCACATCTCGAACAACCTGAAGCGCGCCATCATCGCCTCGGAGGATTCGAATTTCTCCGAGCATGAGGGGATCGACTGGGACGCGCTGCAAAAGGCGTACGAGAAGAATTCACGGAAGGGCAAGGTGGTCGCCGGCGGCTCCACGATCACCCAGCAACTGGCGAAAAACCTGTTCCTGTCGGGCGACCGCAGCTATGCACGCAAGGCGCAGGAAGTCGTGATCACCTACATGCTCGAATTCCTGATGGATAAGGAGCGTATCTTCGAGATTTACCTGAATGTCGTTGAATGGGGCAACGGCGTGTTCGGCGCCGAGGCCGCGGCCCGGCATTACTACGGCACGTCCGCCGCAAGCCTGAGCGCGGCCCAGGCCGCGCGGCTGGCCGTCATGCTGCCGCGCCCGCGCTACTACGACAAGAACCGTGCCTCGACCTATCTGGCGCGCCGCACCAACCTGATCCTGCGCCGCATGGGCGCGGCCGAGCTTCCCTGA
- the aroE gene encoding shikimate dehydrogenase, which produces MTGPVDRYVVIGNPIAHSKSPEIHARFAAQTGQDMVYERILAPLDGFERTVRELIGRGVKGANVTVPFKLEAYALAASHTERAQAAGAVNTLTFADGQIAGDNTDGIGLVNDIVRNAGVDIGGKKLLLLGAGGATRGVLLPLLQQRPAQLVIANRTLSKADELVQQFAGKGNVRSCSFEALQEPFDIVINATSASLSADVPPIAPAVFGESAFAYDMMYGAGPTVFMRFAAQHGAVVRDGLGMLVEQAAEAFYVWRGVRPETAPVYAELRAAL; this is translated from the coding sequence TTGACCGGACCAGTGGACCGTTACGTCGTCATCGGCAACCCGATCGCGCACAGCAAATCGCCAGAAATCCATGCGCGCTTCGCCGCGCAGACCGGCCAGGACATGGTCTACGAGCGTATTCTCGCGCCGCTCGACGGCTTCGAGCGGACCGTGCGGGAGCTGATCGGGCGGGGCGTCAAGGGCGCCAACGTGACGGTGCCGTTCAAGCTGGAAGCCTATGCCCTTGCCGCCTCGCATACCGAGCGCGCGCAGGCGGCCGGGGCGGTCAATACGCTGACGTTTGCCGATGGCCAGATCGCCGGCGACAACACCGACGGCATCGGCCTGGTCAACGACATCGTTCGCAATGCTGGCGTCGACATCGGCGGGAAAAAGCTCCTGCTGCTCGGCGCCGGCGGGGCGACGCGCGGCGTGCTGCTGCCGCTGCTGCAGCAGCGGCCGGCGCAGCTGGTGATCGCCAACCGCACCCTGTCCAAGGCCGATGAACTGGTTCAACAGTTCGCCGGCAAGGGCAATGTGCGTTCGTGCTCTTTTGAAGCCTTGCAGGAGCCCTTCGATATCGTGATCAATGCGACGTCTGCCAGCCTGAGCGCCGATGTGCCGCCTATTGCGCCGGCCGTCTTCGGCGAAAGCGCATTCGCCTACGACATGATGTACGGCGCTGGGCCGACCGTTTTCATGCGCTTCGCCGCGCAGCATGGCGCCGTCGTGCGCGATGGGCTCGGCATGCTGGTGGAGCAGGCGGCCGAAGCCTTTTACGTCTGGCGCGGCGTGCGGCCGGAAACGGCGCCGGTGTACGCCGAACTGCGCGCGGCGCTCTGA
- a CDS encoding TonB C-terminal domain-containing protein yields MLFDQNRTLSIAVAASVLLHGALLAVRFAAPDAFRFKPVDPGLEVILVNAKHDRKPLKADALAQANLDGGGNAEKGRATSPLPDMRKSEDGEAMKALQRRIEELEKQQRMLTQLNKKAHFKSAPVKDQRRPDAQAQPDGADMAESAREIMRREAEIAKRIEDENKRPKKTFISPSTREVGHAMYYDSVRRRIEQIGTLNFPQKDGKPLYGKVMISISVFQDGKLYGADGDNGITIDRPSGNPALDEAAKRIIRRSAPFGVFPQNMRSSRGDVWVMTALFDFTREGLQATMREGMN; encoded by the coding sequence ATGCTATTTGATCAAAACCGCACGTTGTCCATCGCCGTGGCGGCCTCGGTGCTGTTGCACGGCGCGTTGCTGGCAGTGCGATTCGCCGCGCCCGATGCCTTCCGCTTCAAGCCGGTCGACCCTGGCCTGGAAGTCATTCTCGTCAACGCCAAGCATGACAGGAAGCCGCTCAAGGCCGACGCGCTGGCGCAAGCCAATCTCGATGGCGGCGGCAATGCCGAGAAGGGGCGCGCCACATCGCCCTTGCCGGACATGCGCAAGAGCGAAGACGGTGAAGCGATGAAGGCGCTGCAGCGCCGCATCGAGGAACTCGAAAAGCAGCAGCGCATGCTGACCCAGCTGAATAAAAAGGCGCACTTCAAGTCGGCGCCGGTGAAGGACCAGCGCCGTCCGGATGCGCAGGCGCAGCCGGATGGCGCCGACATGGCCGAGAGCGCGCGCGAAATCATGCGGCGCGAGGCAGAGATCGCCAAGCGCATCGAGGACGAGAACAAGCGCCCGAAGAAAACCTTCATCTCGCCGAGCACTCGCGAAGTCGGCCATGCGATGTATTACGACAGCGTGCGCCGCCGCATCGAGCAGATCGGCACCCTGAACTTCCCGCAGAAGGATGGAAAGCCGCTGTATGGCAAGGTGATGATTTCGATCTCGGTGTTCCAGGACGGGAAGCTGTACGGCGCCGACGGCGACAACGGCATCACCATCGACCGTCCCTCCGGCAATCCGGCGCTCGATGAGGCTGCCAAGCGCATCATCCGCCGTTCGGCGCCGTTTGGCGTCTTCCCGCAGAACATGCGTTCGTCGCGGGGCGATGTCTGGGTAATGACCGCGCTGTTCGACTTCACGCGCGAAGGCTTGCAGGCGACCATGCGGGAGGGAATGAATTGA
- a CDS encoding ribonuclease catalytic domain-containing protein yields the protein MNLFFEESGDFKAGTVLSQQGEAYQVEMQTGKRTKVKARDVLLQFAAPEPVQLMADAQAIADDIDLDFLWEVAGGEEFGFAELGAEYFGHTPRPDEAAGLLLRLHSAPVYFYKKGKGRYKAAPEASLKAALTGIEKKKQQALIQAQYAEELKSHRLPEAMKPLALQLLFKPDKNSIEYKALETASAELQTSPQRLMLAAGGIGSPKELHLAKFLFEHFPKGTGFPSIDLPTVAALPVADVRAFSIDDVTTTEIDDALSVVHLADGKVRVGIHIAAPALGIKRGDAIDAIARQRLSTVYMPGDKITMLPDELVDAFTLAEGKTCPAVSLYATLDPADWSVVSTETRAESVPIAANLRHNDLDELVTEENLAAGAGEYAHKDEIALLWQWAQVLEKARMAKRESFGLKPEQTNRVDFNFYVEDDVVSILRRKRGAPLDKIVAELMIFANSTWGKLMHDHGVPGIYRSQGGGGGGWAAKMQVRMVTHAAPHQGLGVDQYAWSTSPLRRYTDLVNQWQILACAEHGVTAPLVAPFKPKDADLFAIVSAFDAAYSAYADFQSGMERYWCLRWLAQENARQVDAVVLKDEVLRLVDIPLIIRLPGMPQAARGAHVKLDLIRWDEVDLTIEARLIEMTTGPADIEEASALVAEDEDAASEEEAAAESVQQQ from the coding sequence ATGAATCTCTTTTTCGAGGAATCCGGCGACTTCAAGGCCGGCACGGTGTTGTCGCAACAAGGCGAGGCGTACCAGGTCGAAATGCAGACCGGCAAACGCACCAAGGTCAAGGCGCGCGACGTGCTGCTGCAATTCGCCGCACCGGAGCCGGTGCAGCTGATGGCCGATGCGCAGGCGATTGCTGACGACATCGACCTGGATTTTTTATGGGAAGTGGCCGGCGGAGAAGAGTTCGGCTTCGCCGAGCTGGGCGCCGAATATTTCGGCCACACTCCCCGGCCCGACGAGGCCGCCGGATTGCTGTTGCGCCTGCACAGCGCCCCCGTCTATTTCTACAAGAAAGGCAAGGGACGCTACAAGGCGGCGCCGGAGGCGTCGCTGAAAGCCGCCCTGACCGGCATCGAAAAGAAAAAGCAGCAGGCGCTGATCCAGGCGCAATATGCCGAGGAACTGAAGTCGCACCGGTTGCCGGAAGCGATGAAGCCGCTGGCGTTGCAGCTGCTGTTCAAGCCCGACAAGAACAGCATCGAATACAAGGCGCTGGAGACCGCCAGCGCCGAACTGCAGACGTCGCCGCAGCGCCTGATGCTGGCCGCGGGCGGCATCGGCTCGCCCAAGGAGCTGCATCTGGCGAAATTCCTGTTCGAGCATTTTCCGAAGGGGACCGGCTTTCCATCCATCGATCTTCCCACGGTGGCTGCGCTGCCGGTGGCCGACGTGCGCGCCTTTTCGATCGACGATGTGACCACGACCGAGATCGACGATGCCTTGTCGGTCGTCCACCTGGCCGACGGCAAGGTGCGGGTCGGCATCCACATCGCCGCCCCGGCGCTCGGCATCAAGCGCGGCGATGCGATCGACGCCATTGCGCGGCAGCGCCTGTCGACCGTTTATATGCCGGGCGACAAAATCACCATGCTGCCCGACGAACTGGTCGACGCGTTCACGCTGGCTGAAGGCAAGACTTGCCCGGCCGTCTCCTTGTACGCGACGCTCGACCCGGCCGACTGGTCGGTCGTGTCGACCGAGACCCGGGCGGAATCGGTGCCGATCGCGGCCAACCTGCGGCACAACGACCTGGACGAGCTGGTCACCGAGGAAAACCTGGCGGCCGGCGCCGGCGAGTATGCGCACAAGGACGAGATCGCCTTGCTGTGGCAATGGGCGCAAGTGCTGGAAAAGGCACGCATGGCCAAGCGCGAGAGTTTCGGCCTGAAGCCGGAGCAGACCAATCGCGTCGACTTCAACTTCTACGTGGAAGACGACGTCGTTTCCATCCTGCGCCGCAAGCGCGGTGCGCCGCTGGACAAGATCGTCGCCGAGCTGATGATCTTTGCCAACAGCACCTGGGGAAAGCTCATGCACGACCATGGCGTGCCCGGCATTTATCGCAGCCAGGGCGGCGGCGGTGGCGGCTGGGCGGCGAAGATGCAGGTGCGGATGGTGACGCACGCGGCGCCACACCAGGGGCTGGGCGTCGACCAGTACGCCTGGAGCACCTCGCCGCTGCGGCGCTACACCGACCTGGTGAACCAGTGGCAGATCCTGGCCTGCGCCGAGCATGGAGTGACCGCGCCGCTGGTGGCGCCGTTCAAGCCCAAGGACGCGGACTTGTTCGCGATCGTTTCCGCGTTCGACGCCGCCTATTCGGCCTACGCCGACTTCCAGTCCGGCATGGAGCGCTACTGGTGCTTGCGCTGGCTGGCGCAGGAAAATGCGCGCCAGGTCGATGCCGTGGTGCTGAAGGATGAAGTGCTGCGCCTGGTTGACATTCCGTTAATCATTCGCTTGCCCGGCATGCCGCAAGCCGCGCGCGGCGCACACGTCAAGCTCGATCTGATCCGCTGGGACGAAGTCGACCTCACGATCGAGGCCAGGCTGATCGAAATGACGACGGGGCCGGCCGATATCGAGGAGGCATCGGCGCTGGTGGCGGAAGATGAAGACGCCGCAAGCGAAGAGGAAGCCGCCGCCGAATCGGTGCAACAGCAATAA
- a CDS encoding chorismate lyase gives MTFHAVGHARWVSHVNGVNPTRAMRGWLTDKESLTVKLMAHSRHFRVRRLRQAHAFCLADERAMIDLPRRACVQEREVLLQCDGCPVVYAHTVVPLSATTSDWPFFGTLGERSLGTTLFGDPRVVRGTLQFARLRAQHPLAQRAREAVGDDAVDFPLFARRCLYRRKNGVLLVTELFLPAIAGLTRT, from the coding sequence GTGACATTTCATGCAGTAGGGCATGCGCGCTGGGTGTCGCATGTAAACGGGGTCAACCCGACGCGCGCAATGCGCGGCTGGCTGACCGACAAGGAGTCGCTGACAGTCAAGCTGATGGCGCACAGCCGGCATTTTCGGGTGCGCCGCCTGCGCCAGGCGCATGCTTTCTGCCTGGCTGACGAGCGCGCGATGATTGACCTGCCGCGCCGCGCCTGCGTGCAGGAGCGGGAAGTGCTGCTGCAGTGCGACGGCTGCCCGGTCGTCTACGCGCATACGGTCGTGCCCTTGAGTGCGACCACTTCCGACTGGCCGTTTTTCGGCACGCTGGGCGAGCGCTCGCTCGGCACTACCCTTTTCGGCGACCCGCGCGTGGTGCGCGGCACCTTGCAGTTCGCGCGGTTGCGCGCGCAGCATCCGCTGGCGCAGCGGGCGCGCGAGGCAGTGGGCGACGACGCGGTCGACTTTCCGCTGTTCGCGCGCCGCTGCCTGTATCGCCGCAAGAACGGCGTGCTGCTGGTTACCGAGCTGTTTCTGCCGGCAATCGCCGGGCTGACACGAACATAG
- a CDS encoding YqiA/YcfP family alpha/beta fold hydrolase → MILYLHGFRSSPQSFKARLLGERLTALGLGAQYYCPQLPASPREAMALASELLRTAGPETTLIGSSLGGYYATWLAEQFGCRAVLLNPAVKPPRDLEKYVGVSTAYHSDAPFEFKREYIDELKALAVTKITRPERYFLIAATGDEVLDWQEMVAHYPGAAQLVIEGSDHGISEFGQYLDRVLAFCGIGEACK, encoded by the coding sequence ATGATCCTGTATCTGCACGGTTTTCGCTCGTCGCCGCAGTCGTTCAAGGCGCGCCTGCTGGGCGAGCGTCTGACGGCGCTCGGACTGGGGGCGCAGTACTACTGCCCGCAGCTGCCGGCGTCGCCGCGTGAGGCGATGGCGCTGGCGTCGGAGCTGTTGCGCACGGCCGGCCCCGAAACAACCTTGATCGGTTCTTCCCTGGGCGGCTATTACGCGACCTGGCTGGCGGAACAGTTCGGCTGCCGCGCGGTGCTGCTCAATCCGGCGGTCAAGCCGCCGCGCGACCTGGAAAAGTATGTCGGCGTGAGCACCGCATACCATTCGGATGCGCCATTCGAGTTCAAGCGGGAGTACATCGATGAACTCAAGGCGCTGGCGGTCACGAAGATCACGCGCCCGGAACGGTATTTCCTGATTGCCGCCACCGGCGATGAAGTGCTCGACTGGCAGGAGATGGTGGCCCACTATCCGGGTGCCGCCCAGCTCGTGATCGAAGGCAGCGATCATGGCATTTCCGAATTCGGGCAATACCTGGATCGGGTGCTGGCATTTTGCGGCATCGGGGAGGCGTGCAAGTGA